A DNA window from Daucus carota subsp. sativus chromosome 3, DH1 v3.0, whole genome shotgun sequence contains the following coding sequences:
- the LOC108213873 gene encoding protein FAR1-RELATED SEQUENCE 5-like, producing MISKDLLKISDNQGSNCGDSSRVSVIDCTGDGYSSETESAITSYSLTPGGSRVYVPKDVDLEHIPSLNQIFEGLDIGYKFYKNYGRLGGFDIRKTTEKRDDDGTVIRKHYVCSSEGFNDVDIGSLESNNWKNGKERRTASRRCGCKAKMVLKYTSGNRYYVFSFVEQHNHPLASKTGRQFLRVSRDMGISSRNFVFAAGKANIGCSKAFGLMKEMVGSYANVGATLRDFRNFNRDLKCFVGVRDGQMLIDKFKVTKESSKTFYFAYEVDSEGHLTKLFWSDVIGQRNFELYGDAVSFDATFDTNKYNMIFAPFTGVDKHDRCVTFGACLLSKEDVTHYSWAFDHFVKVMGRNPVVIITDQCPAMKIAVPASFNSNNGLVSTKHRLCMWHIMKNSRQR from the exons ATGATTTCGAAAGATTTGTTGAAGATTAGTGATAATCAAG GTTCTAATTGTGGTGATTCATCTCGTGTTAGCGTTATTGATTGTACTGGTGATGGATATTCAAGTGAAACAGAGAGTGCTATAACAAGTTATAGTTTAACACCGGGTGGTAGTCGCGTTTATGTGCCTAAGGATGTAGATTTAGAGCATATTCCGTCtttaaatcagatttttgaGGGCTTGGATATTGGTTataagttttataaaaattatgggAGGTTGGGAGGGTTTGATATTCGAAAGACAACAGAGAAACGGGATGATGACGGGACTGTGATACGAAAACATTATGTATGTAGCTCTGAAGGTTTTAATGATGTTGATATTGGTAGTTTAGAAAGCAATAATTGGAAAAATGGTAAAGAAAGAAGGACAGCTTCGCGGAGGTGTGGTTGTAAAGCCAAAATGGTTCTGAAGTATACAAGTGGAAATAGATATTACGTGTTTAGTTTTGTTGAACAACATAATCATCCTTTGGCTAGTAAGACTGGTAGGCAGTTTCTAAGAGTAAGTCGGGATATGGGAATTAGTTCAAGAAACTTTGTTTTTGCAGCTGGAAAAGCTAATATCGGGTGCAGCAAGGCTTTTGGCTTAATGAAAGAGATGGTAGGCAGCTATGCTAATGTTGGTGCTACTTTGCGAGATTTTCGAAATTTTAACCGTGATTTGAAGTGCTTCGTTGGAGTGCGAGATGGACAAATGCTTATTGACAAATTCAAAGTTACAAAGGAGAGTTCTAAAACATTTTATTTTGCTTATGAGGTTGATAGTGAAGGACACTTGACGAAGCTTTTCTGGTCTGAtgtgattggacaaaggaattttgaattatatggtGATGCTGTATCGTTTGATGCTACTTTTGATACAAATAA GTACAATATGATTTTTGCTCCATTCACCGGTGTAGATAAACATGACAGATGTGTTACGTTTGGTGCTTGTCTTTTATCAAAAGAAGATGTTACGCACTATAGCTGGGCTTTTGATCATTTTGTTAAAGTAATGGGTAGAAATCCAGTGGTGATAATAACAGATCAGTGCCCTGCCATGAAAATTGCTGTACCTGCGTCATTCAATTCTAATAATGGATTGGTCTCAACTAAACATCGTTTATGCATGTggcatattatgaaaaattccCGGCAAAggtaa
- the LOC108211632 gene encoding 1-aminocyclopropane-1-carboxylate synthase 3, with protein sequence MKMLAKKAMCNSHGQDSSYFLGWEEYEKNPYDQTKNPNGIIQMGLAENQLSFDLLESWLKSNPDAASFKREGESIFRELALFQDYHGLPAFKNALVDFMSEIRGNKVTFNPNNLVLTAGATSANETLMFCLAEPGDAFLLPTPYYPGFDRDLKWRTGVEIVPIHCTSSNGFEITESALEEAYKQAHKLDLRVKGVLVTNPSNPLGTTLTLKELNLLVDFIQAKRIHLISDEIYSGTVFDSPSFISIMEVLKNRNLMNTEVWERIHIVYSLSKDLGLPGFRVGAIYSNDDMVVSAATKMSSFGLVSSQTQYLLSAMLSDKEFTQTYISENQKRLKQRHDMMVSGLLEAGISCLKSNASLFCWVDMRHLLSSNTFEAEMELWKDIVYNVGLNISPGSSCHCTEPGWFRVCFANMSEETLNLAIQRIKSFAEATIKTLIDNKSQQQSNKNSKRKSFTKWVFRLSFGRETSER encoded by the exons atgaagatgCTAGCAAAGAAAGCCATGTGTAACTCTCACGGACAGGATTCTTCATACTTCCTAGGATGGGAAGAGTATGAGAAGAACCCATACGACCAAACCAAGAATCCCAACGGAATCATTCAAATGGGTCTCGCCGAGAATCAGCTCTCGTTTGATCTCCTTGAATCGTGGCTCAAGAGCAACCCAGATGCAGCTAGCTTCAAGAGAGAGGGGGAATCCATTTTCAGAGAACTCGCTTTATTTCAAGATTACCATGGCCTTCCCGCTTTCAAAAAT GCATTAGTTGATTTCATGTCCGAAATTAGAGGAAACAAAGTCACTTTTAATCCCAACAATCTAGTTCTCACTGCTGGTGCAACCTCGGCTAACGAGACCCTCATGTTCTGCTTGGCCGAGCCTGGTGACGCGTTCCTACTTCCCACTCCCTACTATCCTGG ATTTGATAGAGATCTCAAGTGGAGAACTGGAGTCGAGATTGTACCCATACATTGCACTAGCTCAAATGGCTTCGAAATCACTGAATCGGCTTTAGAAGAGGCCTATAAGCAAGCACACAAGCTGGACCTGAGAGTAAAAGGTGTCTTGGTCACCAACCCTTCCAATCCACTAGGCACAACATTGACCCTTAAGGAGCTGAACCTCCTCGTCGACTTCATTCAAGCCAAACGTATTCACTTAATCAGCGACGAAATCTATTCAGGTACCGTCTTTGATTCACCAAGCTTCATTAGTATCATGGAGGTACTCAAAAACAGAAACTTGATGAACACCGAAGTGTGGGAGAGAATTCACATTGTGTACAGCCTTTCCAAAGATCTCGGTCTACCGGGTTTTCGCGTTGGAGCAATTTACTCCAACGATGACATGGTTGTGTCAGCAGCCACAAAAATGTCAAGCTTTGGATTGGTCTCTTCACAAACTCAGTATCTCCTATCCGCTATGCTATCCGATAAGGAGTTCACACAAACCTACATTTCCGAAAATCAAAAGAGACTTAAGCAACGTCACGATATGATGGTCTCGGGACTTCTAGAAGCCGGTATCAGCTGCCTAAAGAGCAACGCTAGCTTGTTCTGTTGGGTAGACATGAGACATCTCTTGAGCTCCAACACCTTCGAGGCCGAGATGGAACTTTGGAAGGACATTGTTTACAATGTTGGACTAAATATCTCCCCTGGATCATCTTGCCATTGCACTGAACCTGGATGGTTTCGGGTGTGTTTTGCTAATATGTCTGAGGAAACACTTAACCTCGCAATCCAACGCATTAAATCCTTCGCAGAAGCTACCATTAAGACACTCATCGACAACAAGAGTCAGCAGCAATCTAACAAGAACTCTAAGAGAAAGTCATTCACCAAGTGGGTTTTTCGTTTATCGTTTGGCCGGGAAACCAGCGAACGATAG